The Desulfobacterales bacterium DNA segment AGAAAGAAAACGGCTGCTAAAAGAAAACCGGCTGCAAAAAGAAAGACAGCCAGAAAGAAAAAGGCTGCCAAGAGAAAACCAGCTGCTAAAAGAAAGACAGCCAGAAAGAAAAAGGCTGCCAAGAGAAAACCGGCTGCCAAGAAAAAAGCAAAGGCCAGAAAGAAAACCACCGCAAAGAGAAAGACAACCAAAAGAAAAAGACGGTAGGTTCCATCTAAGCCTTAAAAAAACGGGGAGACGATCATCATTTTCTTCACGAATATGATCGAACTCCCCGTTTTTGTCCAACAGAGATGCATCCAGTACCGGGTTTCATTCGGTTGTTTAGTTCTTAAGAAACCCAGCCGCATTGATCCAAGCTAATTGGTAAGTACAAACGTAACTTTCAATAGCACCTTATATTGAGTTATCTTGCCATTTTTAATATCCGCCTGTTGATCCTTTATCCATACGCTCTTAACATTTTTTAGGGTCTTGTTGGCACGTTTGACACCGGCTTTTAGGGCATCATCAAAGCTTTTGGAAGAAGTGGCAGAAATTTCGGTTACTTTGGCAACGGACATGGTTCCCTCCTTTCACAAGTTCAGGTAAAATGACTTGATTGGATTGATGAGATACAAGTTGATTTGAACTTCTACGAATTAATGGAAATCTATGAAATGCAACATTGAGAATATGTGCATGGTGAAGTAAAAGTCAAGATGCAAAACCCCCTCGCCGGATCTTGCAAAAGACGGTTTTCATACTCTCCTAAAGCGTTAATCAATCACCAGGTCTTATCCCACTTTTTCGTGGATCTTTATGATTTGATCCACTTCATCCTGGATAAACCGAGTGTGCGCCACGGCTTGTTCCATCGTCATCATCGGAACTTCGGCAGACAGATCTTTTAGCTTCTCACGGTCGATACCGACGGTTTTGTTCACCATAAACGAATCAACCTCACCGTCTCCCAATATATAGCCGCAACCACCGGCAACTCCCAAAAATTTATCTCCAAAAAAAATGGGAACCACCAGTTTCATCAGACCGGCATCGCATTCTGAGATGACCGGTTGTCGGGTTCGCTCTGCTTGAGCAGCGATATTTTGATGTGCAACCGCACAGATATAGTTTTGCCCCTTCTCATCGGCCTTGATCAGCGGGCAGAGCTTGTTGGCCCAGCGCTTAAATTCGGTAATGCGTATGCCTTCCACGTCAAAAACCGAAGCATTCAAGCCGGATTGTGCATTAATTTTTTGTTCCAGTTCAAGCCATTTTTCTAAAGGTGCAATGTCGATAAGTTTCATTCATTTCTCTCCTTGGGTTTCGCAGAGGTCTCTGCCATCCTCGGAATCGAAACCTTAAATGCCGAGCCATGCCCGGGTTTCGATTCTACGTTTATCTTTCCGCCGTGTTGATCGATAACCTTATCTGCAATAAATAGTCCCAACCCTGTTCCTTGGTTCCCTTTGGAGGAAAAGAACAGGGTAAACAAATTTTCATAGGTCTCCTGATTCATTCCAATGCCATTGTCCTGAATTTCAAAAATGACCTGCCGAGCATTCTGCTGAACTCGGAAAACAATTCGATGCTTTTTGTCGGCTTGATCTTCAAGGCAGGCGTCCAGCGCATTTTCCAGTATATTGATTAACGCCAGTCGCACAACGCCGGCATCGATATTGAGTGTGCCGACCGTTTCGTCGAAGTCGCGGATAAAATCGAAGCCTTTTGCCCTAATTTTTGCTTCTACTGTTGCAGCCACATCTTCGGCAAAGTTGAGGCCATCGATAGGTGACCGTTTGAGCTCTCTTTCTTTGGCAAAGAAGAGGATGTTATGAACCAGTTTGCGAATACGATCTACAACCGTTTTAACATCCGCCCAACCTGCCTGCACGCGTTCCGGTTTGTCCTTGGCAAATCCGGAATCCACCAGATAGATACCGCCGTCCAAACCTGTCAGCAAGCCTTTGATTCCGTGCGATATGGAGCTGATCTTCAATCCCAAAGAAGACAGATGATCCTGCAGTTTGCGAATCTGGGTGATGTTAGTGGACATTTCCATGACGTGGGTGACCTCGCCGTTGGCGTTGCACAAAGGGGCTGTCCAGATCAAAACATTGTAGCGCTCACCGGATTTGGCCGTGACCACCATCTCCGATTGATGAGACCGGCCATCTTCAAAAGTTTTAACCA contains these protein-coding regions:
- a CDS encoding dodecin family protein; its protein translation is MSVAKVTEISATSSKSFDDALKAGVKRANKTLKNVKSVWIKDQQADIKNGKITQYKVLLKVTFVLTN
- a CDS encoding PocR ligand-binding domain-containing protein; its protein translation is MKLIDIAPLEKWLELEQKINAQSGLNASVFDVEGIRITEFKRWANKLCPLIKADEKGQNYICAVAHQNIAAQAERTRQPVISECDAGLMKLVVPIFFGDKFLGVAGGCGYILGDGEVDSFMVNKTVGIDREKLKDLSAEVPMMTMEQAVAHTRFIQDEVDQIIKIHEKVG